The following DNA comes from Equus caballus isolate H_3958 breed thoroughbred chromosome 15, TB-T2T, whole genome shotgun sequence.
TTGGCAGAAATCTTAATGTGCCACTTTAAAccaaaataatgtgaattttcTCTTAAACCATAAGGCATTTGTCCATACTAAATCCACAGGCCTCTTGTACATCAGTAATGTGGGAACCCAACATTTACTAAGAGCAGCTGTAACGTCTGAGAGCAGATCACTCATTGTGCCACTCGTTATTTATTCAGAACTATATCTAATTTCAGAAAGGATCCACTGAAACGTACATAAGTACATATACCACAACAAGATAAAATGACATAcctaagaggagaaagagaaaaatgggacaaaagaaagctgaaggcAGGAAAGAGAGGCTGTCCTGGGAGTAGGTTCATGCACCAAATTAACGTATTCTATAAAATTCTGCACATTTGCTCGAGGAAGGTCAGAGGTTTGCCTCTAAGAATTCTAGCAGCCAACAAAAACAGGACAATCCCATCAGTTACACGAGTCAGcatcttaagataaaaataaaagctatcagaGAACTCTCTCCCCCTTGGTCCTCATAAGAGGAAACTACATCGTGTAACAAATGAAATACTCAACGACATCCTTGCAGCTGACTTGTCACGGCTTCGGAAGACCATCCCTCATAATGACCCTCCCAGGCACATGACAGCACACAAGTCAAATCAATGCAAATGATGAAGAGGAAGGCAACCCACCCAAGGAAAGGGTCCACTACACAGCCCCTGCAGGTCTAGCTTTATCAGAAACAGATTTCATTCCACCTAGACTAACCTAAAATCCAGAGGCTTCATGCATCCACTTACCTCgaaattataaacaaaacttGATGCACAAGTCCATTTCTCAGAGGGATACGTTTGTAGTTTCATAACATCCTCAGAGAAGCATGACTCAAGAAAGGATAAGAGCCCCTGATCTACAGCACTAGACTGTGTGCATCCTTCAGGCATCCTTCCACAAGCAGTTTCTCTTCGGAGATTTGGAGAAGTGCTGAGCCTCAAGACCGCAGCTCCTGACAAGCATCTGATGGGTGCTCCTCTCTGACGTGAACGTGGAActctgagcttaaccactggcgAGGCTGTGTGTCAACCGTACAAGACAATGATACGTGacctttcagaccataatgcccACAAGCACATGGAGCACCTAACAATCTGCTCTTCTGGGCAGCTTTCCGCTATAAGCGTTCACAAAGTTGCCTCAAAGGACTGGTGATACTTCCTCTAgataacataaaaagtaaaaacaaaaacccatctTTTGCTTGCGGATAAAAATTACAGATAagcacaaaaaaatcattttcctacataaacattactttttaattttaaagataacctTCCCACATCAGTTGATACAATTTGAGCTatgttcttttttgcctttttgttgtctTCTTTTGCTATATCGCAACACAAGCACTGCCATAgccttagacacacacacacacagtcaaccaTCCACCCATAGTATCGTGGTTAGAATGTCTCAAGGGCCCAAGGCCATCAAGTGAGGAAGCTGGCCTGTGGGGCCACCGAGACAAGGCCCTTTAAGATCTCACCCATCTAGAAGTCACAGGCATCCAGAGTCTGGTCCTCAGCATAACAAGGCCAAAAACACATCTTTATCAAAAATACACACTTGAGCAGACTCAAGAGAACTAACTCATCCTAACCCAACTACAAGGGactgaaatgcaaatgagaaTACCAATTTACTAATTAATCAGAGAGAATATCCCTTCTCACTAATCAGAAAATTCACATCTGAAGCCACAACGCTGCTTGCCTAATGCTAGGATACGAGGTATCCTGGATTGATAGTCAATTCACCAGAAGTTAgaccaaagagagacagagagtttgGGGAACACCCAATGAATTATCCAACCTACACCTTTTTAGGGACAAAGTTGTCCATTTCACACGCAGGTCTCCTTCCCTTGGACATCATCGCCCTAACACTGCAGGCTTCTTGGTCTGTGAGCTTTCTTCCTCCACAGCCTTCTCTCCATCAGGAACTTCTCTAGAGAGGGTACAATACAACTGATGAGGGGGTGCCGTACATGCATCATTAGCCTTGTTTCAGATCAAAATCTCCCAGATAAAGCTGCTCAAGCCACCCACCCGAGGCCACAGCTGGATaaggcagagcagagattcaaaGCCAGATCTCAAGCCCAAGCCCCCTTTCGAGCTTGCAGTAAATGACTGCTTCCAAGTGTCTTTCCACGGCTTCCATCTCCCAGCCTGATTGAAATGCCCCTCCTCAGGGTCCCCTAACACCCTAAGCACCCCATGGCACTAAGTGCTGGTACACAAATCTCTCTCTCACTACACTGAAACGTTCTGAGGATGGGGATCATAGCTcactcatctctgtatccctcGTGTGCTATCCATCTATCCAGATAAATATGCAAACTAATTTGTCAGTGGTTTAATATGAAGGTCACCAAACTGAAGGCCTTGAACTAGCTGTGGAAGCTTAGGAAGGTCACAACTTCTCCAGCCAGCAACAAACATCTCATCTAACACATGGGATGAAATGGATATATGAGGCGGCTTAGGTCCCTTCTGGATCAAAAAAGCACTAGCAGTATAGATGGGCCCTGGCTTTTTATAGCCTATCTTAGTAGtttgaattattagaaataagtTAACCTCGTTGGTCTTCTGTACCACTCAACAGaaagcatatatataaataatagttCAGAAAAAGCCTCCTCTTTTCTGAAAGGAGATAACTATCATTTACACCAAAATCAAACAGTGGCACCCTCCTCTAGTGAGTGTTCAAGGAGCTGAACACCACAAAAGGCAAGAATTTGATGGTgggattttctttgaataaaagaaaaatcaggagagAAATTAGCACCTAATATTCTTTGTTATTATCATATTCCCAATAGCAACTAACTCACTCCTTTTTACAGCACTTTCCTTATTTTGCtctaaaacaaagccaaaatgaaTGAACTGGCTCCATACTGCAGGAGGtcagaaatagaacaattactttatttttaagggtactgataatattaattattttgcaaACAACAGGCTTTCTAATGTAAGGCACAACGGAAAGCATTTCATAGTTTGGCTAACAATGATCATCTTCTTGTTTAGCATTTAAAAACTTAATGAAAAGCCCTGTACATGTAAAATACTCCTGGTTAAATAAGACCATTTATCATGTCCCTTTTCTGGATGGTATATTTACTGGAGGATAGTACTGGAAATTTTTCAACCTGAAATCTGTTTGGGTCTGTAACTTTCAGGTTTTAAAATATCAACttaatagaaaacttaaaatacccATTCACTTACATGTGCGGGCTCAAAATATGTCAATATAGCACAGCCAAACAACTACAACCCAAAGTTCCACAACATTAATAGTATATCCAGAccattcaattaaaaacaaaactgtgctAAGGCCAGAAGCAGACTATTATCTGCCaacaattttaatgtaaaaagtatataataaatCTAAGTTTTGCTGAATGGTTCACAACAGGCCAGGCACATAAAATCAAAATATGCACATTCTAACtcaaaccaaggaaacaaatCAGTCATTATACTGGCGACCTCATCATTAAGGTGTGTCTTCCTCAAGTACACAGCATGTCTGTCAATCAAgttcacatcctcctcctcctgtgaggGGAAAGGAGGCCCACACTACACCAGAGGCCGCGAATCACAACCAGCGAGGAACCCTGAGTAGCAAAGCCAGAATACAGAAAGGGCTGGGGCGGGCGGAAACAGGAGAAACTGACTTCAGCTCTACCAAATACACTTTCCAACTAAGTTTGTCACTCCTGGCAAAGTTGGTTCTACAAGGCAGGAAAACACACTGTCCTGGAAAGATGAGCAGAGCAATGGGTGAAGTGATTTTGCATCGAAGATGCAGATAAGCTAACCAATTGAAAGCTTTCTCAACGTCCACCCAAAGCAAAGACTGAAGAACAAGCAAGCCCTTGAAAAGGAGTGACATGCCCTACCGCCCATCCAGACGCCAGAAGGGCCAagaagagaggtgggggaaaAGCTGGATGGGAGcatgggggtgtgggggaggaggaaatggcgAAGGAGGGCGAGCATGAATAAGAAATTAcgctgcaaaaaaacaaaaaaaaagtattcagcaATAAACTGTCACAAACTGCCAAACTGAGAGAGACGGGGACCGGCCTGGGGCTCTGTGGAGCGCGGCGCTGCGGCCACCTGTGCCACTCACCCCGCCTGAGCCGATGCCCGAGGACCAGAGCCAAGCCCCGCCTCGACCTCCAGGAATCCGAGCCCCGCGCACAACCAGGGCGCCACAGAAATGCGGGAGAGAGACCTGACTCGGCCTCTACCTTCGCCTCTGGCTCCGAGACAACCCCAAATAAAGGGGTTTAGCAGCAAGGACACCTCTTCGCGCTCACGCCGGCCAGGGCGTGGGGGTGAGATCCGAGCGCCGCCACCCCTGCAAAGGCCGGAGGCAGCTCCGTCCCGCTCCCCGATCCAGCCAACGCGGGCGGCCGGCTGTCACCTGGCCGCACTGCACCCGCCGAGTTAATGGAGCCGGGAAGCAGCGCAGAGACGCCCCTCGGGCGCCTCCTGGGGCGCAGGCAGGGCACGGAGTCCCAGCTCCTTCACCCACCCTGACTCGCCTCTGAAGATTCTGTCCCTTTCCCCAACGAAGCATCACAGACACTTTCTTCCGTCTTTGTGCCCAGCTCAGCCCAAACCTCAGAACTGAAGCTCTGAGGCCCCTGGCCAAAGGCCACCCcagaaaccactcactcttccCGCGAAGCCCGCACGGACACCGCTGGGCTCCGGCCCTGGGGAACCTCACAAGTCACGAGGCACGAACCCGGCTGTGGacggccctccctcccccaaacggGATCCAGCCGAGTTTTTGGCAACTTGAGCCGCATTTGACCGAGCGGCCTTGTCCAGCCGGCACCAGGTCATGACCACGCCCCTCGCACCCAGGTCCTACCCCGCCGCGCACGCAACGTcctggtgtacacacacacacacacactcacacaagcaCACCCTGTCAAACAAAGCCCCGGAGAACTCCTACCTCGCCCCCGTGCCCGTCGAAGATCCCGAAGATGGACGGGTGCGACTTGTTGGCCAGGTCCATGAGAACTTCGAGGCGGtcctccatgtggtctctccgGCCCTGGATGGAATACCCCGCCACGTTGTGGCTCTTGAACTGCCAGGTCTTGGAGCACTCGGCCTCCAGCACGTCGAGGCCCCCGAGCCGCTCGGTCTGCACCATCTCGGCCACCTTGCCCTTGACCATCTTCACGCCGTCCCGGCTGGACTTGACGATGGTCTTCACCTCGTCCGTGTGGAAGAAGTAACTCCACAGCGCCAAGCTGATGCACAGCAAGAAGAGCGTCTCGGGTCTCAGCAAGAAGTAGCGCATGAGGCGACCCAGCAGAGACAGCAAAGTCACTGTATCCTCGCTAAAGCCCGACCACCAGCACGCGCGCGCCCCGAAGGCTCGCCGGTCCGGAGCGCGGGGGGACGGCCCgcgggaggggcagcaggaggctgcAAAGCCGGGCGGGGGGCGGACGCCGGCGGCTCTGCGCGGCCCGGAGAGCAGAGGCAGCCTCCATTTTGTCTCCCGACCTCGCGGCCCGAGGCCCGCGCCCTGCGCACcggcgcccgcgcccgccgcccgcgccgcctcCCCTTCCTGCGCCCCTTTGTGAGGCGGCGACGGCCCCGGCGCCCGGGCTGGGCGGCGGCAGTCAAGCGAAAGTTGCGCCGGGCGGctcggcggcggcgggcgggagAGTCCAGGGGCGCCGGCGCGCGCGCGGCCCCTCCACGGGCCCCTCGCCGCTCGCGGAGCGGTCAGCAGGTGAGGCGGCGCGGGGCGCGAGAGCCGGCGGGGAGCGAGGCGAGTCCCCTCGGCCGCCGCTGTAAGGGAGCGCGGAGCCGCGAGCCCGCAGAGCCCTTCAGACGCCGGTCCCCCGAGAAAAATGTTTTGCGGGAGCCTGGGCAGAGGCGGGGTCCGCGGAGCCCGGCGACGCAGCACGACGGGCGCGGAGCCGCAAGCGGCCGCCGGCTCTGCGTGCCTCTCCCGGCAGCTCGCGCTCCGCTCGGCTTGACTCGGCTCGGCGTCGCCCGCGCGCCCGCTCCTCGGCCCGGCTcgcgctcgccccgccccgcgcgctcGCCACGCCCCCCGCGCGCGCCACGCCCCCGGAGCCGGGACTCCAGGCCCCGGGGCTCCGGGCGAGCTGTCAGAGGCCAGGGAGCCTCGGCGGCGGCCGGCGCGCACGCAGCCCCGGGCGGCCCAGCGAAGCGAGGGCGAGGCGAGGGGCGCGTCCACGGCCGAGCTCGAGCGGACGCTGGTTCCTCCTCCCGCGCGGGCTCCCGGGACAATACGACACTGACCCTGGTCGTCGTCACGCTCCTTGCCCGGGAGCCGCGGCCGCCGGCTGGAAAGCAGAGGCCCGTCCGTGAGCACCCCCCTCCGGCAGGCCGCGCGGTAGCGCCGTCCCCGCGTCGCCCGCATAAGGCAAGCGGGAAGGGACGCACGTCTGCCGCCTCGCAAAGCGGGGCGGAGCGGGCCGGCCGCTGGGGTTCGGTGGCGGGGGCCTGTCCGGATCCCCCGAGGCGAGGAGGATCGGGGCCTCGCAGCCTCCTCGCGACGGGCCAAGACCCTCTGGAGGAGGACAGCAAGTGAGGACTGGGGCGCCTGGAGGTCGCTAAGATTCTCGCCCCCGGAGGGCGAGGAGGGGCTGCCTCTGCGAGCTGCCGCCCGCGAGCAGGGGACTCCGGCACGGAGGCTCCCCTGGGCGCTGCCGTTCCCCGGAGGGACAGGGAGCCTCCCAGCGTGGCCGGcgcggccagtcttcctcagcaaaaagaggaggattggcggcagatgttagctcagggctaaccttcctcaaaaacaaacaaataaataaataaactacgTGAGATATTAACACTTTATTGTAAAATAGGCTTCGTGTAAGATATTTTGCCCAAGTGTAGGCTAACGTaggtgttctgagcacatttaaggtaggctaggctaagctacgatgttcagtaggttagatgtattaaatgcattttcgacttacgatattttcaactttCAATGGGTTTATCGGGATGTAACCCCACTGTAAGTCAGGGAAGAtctgtagttcatttgtgtgaaaatcaataaaatgatttttcaagCAGACCCTATAGGCatcttcttctttctgctgagaaattcatgTACTTTacatggtaatttttaaaaggcctaaatatgcttttttaaatattttactctgaATCTTATTATGTTTGATTAATAAAAAACaccttcggggctggccccgtggccgagtggttaagtttgcgcgctccgctgcaggtggcccagtgtttcgttagttcgaatcctgggcgcagacatggcactgctcgtcggaccacgctgaggcagcgtcccacatgccacaactagaagaacccacaacgaagaatacacaactatgtgccggggggctttggggagaaaaaggaaaaaataaaatttaaaaaaaaaaaaaaaccttcctctAGTGACAAACTAATATTTGCATATTCCTTGAGGGTGTAAAGTTTTTTCATGTGTATTGACTTCCAGcctcataacaatcctatgaggaGGATAAAGGAGCTTTTATCACTTTattaatatgaagaaaatgaggcacaaagaTGTTAAATGAATAT
Coding sequences within:
- the LOC138917787 gene encoding collagen alpha-1(II) chain-like, with the protein product MELSAGPSVSCAAGDGGEARSRGHRGGNWITRGAPPPTRDVLTPWALRPRGEALPGSRQLTGRAGHAGRLPVPPGNGSAQGSLRAGVPCSRAAARRGSPSSPSGGENLSDLQAPQSSLAVLLQRVLARREEAARPRSSSPRGIRTGPRHRTPAAGPLRPALRGGRRASLPACLMRATRGRRYRAACRRGVLTDGPLLSSRRPRLPGKERDDDQGQCRIVPGARAGGGTSVRSSSAVDAPLASPSLRWAARGCVRAGRRRGSLASDSSPGAPGPGVPAPGAWRARGAWRARGAGRARAGPRSGRAGDAEPSQAERSASCRERHAEPAAACGSAPVVLRRRAPRTPPLPRLPQNIFLGGPASEGLCGLAAPRSLTAAAEGTRLAPRRLSRPAPPHLLTAPRAARGPWRGRARAGAPGLSRPPPPSRPAQLSLDCRRPARAPGPSPPHKGAQEGEAARAAGAGAGAQGAGLGPRGRETKWRLPLLSGPRRAAGVRPPPGFAASCCPSRGPSPRAPDRRAFGARACWWSGFSEDTVTLLSLLGRLMRYFLLRPETLFLLCISLALWSYFFHTDEVKTIVKSSRDGVKMVKGKVAEMVQTERLGGLDVLEAECSKTWQFKSHNVAGYSIQGRRDHMEDRLEVLMDLANKSHPSIFGIFDGHGGELGGSSGIGRRLLMASGMRNTSIGTHEAFEFSVFFAVSEGCGPMSVSSEEMLKAQCGGILGPCMTTWKSAVPST